A region from the Mycoplasmopsis bovigenitalium genome encodes:
- a CDS encoding DUF4357 domain-containing protein, translated as MSKGIIYLMSTVVSGVVKIGKTSSDQFENRMRILEGNGYANIVGLKREFAIEVDSYDEKEKLIHNIFSKSRIANTELFALDIETIKLLLSSFEGKEIYPQNKTKEEVFKDSTEIIHTKCIPNGEYFLERNVKGFGRVEGRARVHDGVFTLLKGSYCADYNDKYPSQLRKNAKFKNNFLQEDIICKSPSAASLIVVGKSTNGWDWWKNTDGESIDIYRKKEISD; from the coding sequence ATGAGCAAAGGAATAATTTATTTAATGTCTACTGTTGTTTCGGGTGTTGTCAAAATCGGCAAAACTAGTAGCGATCAATTTGAAAATCGAATGCGCATTTTAGAGGGAAATGGATACGCAAACATTGTGGGTTTAAAAAGAGAATTTGCAATTGAAGTAGACAGTTATGATGAAAAAGAAAAGTTAATTCACAATATATTTAGCAAAAGTAGAATTGCAAACACTGAATTATTTGCTCTTGATATTGAAACAATAAAATTATTACTTTCTTCATTTGAAGGTAAAGAAATTTACCCTCAAAATAAAACTAAAGAAGAAGTTTTCAAAGATTCAACAGAAATAATTCATACTAAATGTATTCCTAATGGAGAGTATTTTTTGGAGCGCAATGTTAAAGGGTTTGGAAGAGTTGAAGGCCGTGCAAGGGTTCACGATGGAGTTTTCACGTTACTAAAAGGTAGTTATTGTGCAGATTACAATGATAAATATCCTTCACAACTAAGAAAAAACGCAAAATTTAAAAACAATTTTCTACAAGAGGATATTATATGTAAATCACCTAGTGCTGCAAGCTTGATTGTAGTTGGAAAAAGCACTAATGGCTGGGATTGATGAAAAAACACTGATGGTGAAAGTATTGACATATATAGAAAAAAAGAAATTTCTGATTAA